In Entelurus aequoreus isolate RoL-2023_Sb linkage group LG12, RoL_Eaeq_v1.1, whole genome shotgun sequence, the DNA window ggcgaagttgggagagtggccgtgccagcaatctgagggttgctggttcaatccccaccttctaccatcctagtcacgtccgttgtgtccttgagcaagacacttcacccttgctcctgatgggcctggttagcgccgtgcatggcagctcccgccatcagtgtgtgaatgtgtgtgtgaatgtggaaatagtgtcaaagcgctttgagttccttaaaaaggtagaaaagcgctatacaagtacaacccatttacgcCAAACATGCAAGTAATATTATTTCTTCTTACCCTTCAGTAAGCTGGGGCCTAAAGATCAGGGCGAGAAGGCCATGAAAGGAGCCCTCTGCAGCCTGTCTAACCTGGGGATGGATTACATCGACCTCTACCTGGTCCACTGGCCTGGCACTCAAGGCCTGGATGTGTCTGACCAGCACAACCCAGGTGTGGACGTCAATTCCGAACCTCCATTAAACAATGGTCCTATAATTACAATGTGATGCCAGACAACAGAGCTCAGAGTTGGGCCGCCCTGGAGGATCTGTTCATTCAGGGAAAGCTGAAGGCCATCGGGGTGTCCAACTACACGCCCGCACACATGAGGCAGCTCATGCTCAGCTGTAAGATTCGACCGGCGGTGCTGCAGGTAAGCAAATGATACAGTGCTTGTGAAGTGGAACAACCATTTGTTaagttaagtcaggggtgtccaaactttttccactgagggccgcacacggaaaaattaaagcctgcgggggccattttgatagttttcattttcaaatcataataaaatatatggattttggtttttttttacctttagggcttccggggaccataaattatttttgagtaatcacaataaaaagatcaataaaatcccattaaatatatttaggatacaaaaggtgccccactcaaagtgatacatttgtattagtttttttttactttctacacttaagttacgagatcaacttcagatatatctgtcaattttacgtttgaactattattttgtttgttttatgctcttttgtcaaagaaaacgttgatatttttgtatggcaaccacacaatacatgcaatattttccacataaaacacttttaaagtgaaatatttgaaataattggagccttgaataggtcaataattcattataacatatttttttttagtttttttagcaatggcaaaaagagaaaaataaagatagacaaaagaaaaaaaacagcctgcatggcagctttgtgtcaacattgcaactttttctagttagatttcacctcattctactttttttaatgtttttttttcatttttgcaatagcatttccaaaatgtgtggcgggccggtaaacaattagctgcgggccgcaaatggcccccgggcagcactttggacacccctgagttaagttaaagtacccatgattgtcacacacacacacacacagacacacacacacacacacacacacacacacacactaggtgtggcaaaatgattctctgcatttgacccatcaccccttgatcaccccctgggaggtgaggggagcagtgagcggcagcgaTTTGTGTCGTGTAACTTATAACATTTCATCCTCCTATAGGTGGAGTTCCACCCACATCTGTGCCAGGACGAGCTGAGGAGCACGTGCAAAGAGTGGGGGGTGTGCTTCCAGGCCTACACTTCCCTGGGGAGGGGGGAGTTGCTCGCAGACCCTCTGGTGGCCGAAGTGGCAAAGTCTTGCAGCCGGACGCCTGCACAGGTAAGTAAACGCAGCACGAAAACATGTTGGCAGGATGGCGTTAAAGAAAATATCTACACACCAGATAGCCATGAGAGTTTGTGGAGGAGATTTTTATTAAAGGATCATTTATTCAAATCAGGTTCACATTTTTGCCGACCATAGAACTTTTAATTCTATTGTTAAATCGTGatgatgcatgttgatgacacattctagctgagTCGCGCAATTTTGGCAGCGACAAGCGAATAAACCCGTCCTCAACGCACTGTAGTATTctggctagcggctaatgtccctccacagtgcaaagtccCTTCTAAGTCAGTAATCCCTGCCTCCATGGTGGCAAATTAACTATGTGTCTTACAAGTACtaatatcactggaggaggaggaggaggaatagtGAAACATGCTACAATACACATTGTTGGACAGACCTGGACAAAATATGGCTCGCCATGAATAAGTCCCTACTTTTTCTCtaacctcttgttgtggggcagactggctcgtacatgcacatgcatcctccctaTTGCCATTTCAAATGAACAgtggcgtatagttctaacttatatataTCTGGCAGTAGATtccatatggaagcactaaaaactacaacatggatgacggggagaaaacgcagtcaaagtggaggcacgtaaataagacaacaGCGCATCCCGAAgacacagtcagaaagcggcttaaagatagtctgtaaaacataatcaatgcaaaattttgaccaaacaaccaccattacatgatatgtaaaccacaaggaagtgtatacatgtagaaaaaaacagaatatgaccccttttaaatatttcattgatattgttacaccaccatcctgtgtttttgtcagaTGTTGATGTTGTgatcaaaatgtaataatttaatgaCCTAGAAAAATTTAAATATCGGCATTGATatgctcctctctgagctgccaccttaccgtggtagaggagtttgcgtgtctcaatgatcctaggagctatgttgtccgggggcttccatgccccctggtagggtctcccaagacaaacaggtcctgggtgagggatcagacaaagagcagctcaaagacttctatggaaatacaagaaccgagactcagatttccctcgcccggacgcgggtcaccggggcccccctctggagccaggcccggagttggggcacgacggcgagcgcctggtggccgggcctgtccctatggggcccggccgggcacatcccaaagaggcaacgtgggtcccccctccaatgggctcaccacccatagcaggggccatagaggtcgggtgcaatgtgagctgggcggaagccgaaggcagggcacttggcggtccgatcctcggctacagaagctggctcttgggacgtggaacgtcacctcgctgggggggaaggagcctgagctagtgagcgaggtggagaagttccggctagacatagtcggactcacttcgacgcacagcaagggctctggaaccagttctctcgagaggggatggactctcttccactctggcgttgccggcagtgagaggcgacgggctggggtggcaattcttgttgccccccggctcagaacctgcatgctggagttcaacccggtggacgagagggtagcatccctccgccttcgggtggggggacgggtcctgactgttgtttgcgcttacgcgccaaacagcagctcagagtacccaccctttttggattcactcgagggagtacttgagggtgctcccccgggtgattccctcgttctactgggggacttcaacgctcatattggcaacgacagtgaaacctggagaggcgtcattggtaagaatggccgcccggatctgaacccgagtggtgtgttgttattggatttttgtgcccgtcacggattgtccataacgaacaccatgttcaagcataagggtgtccatatgtgcacttggcaccaggacaccctgggccgcagttccatgatcgactttgtagttgtgtcattggatttgcggcctcatgttttggtcactcgggtgaagagaggggcggatctttctaccgatcaccacctggtggtgagttggctgcgatggtgggggaggatgccggacagacctggcaggcccaaacgcattgtgagggtttgctgggaacgtctggcagagtctcctgtcagagagagtttcaattcccacctccggaagaactttgaacatgtcacgagggaggtgctggacattgagtccgagacgaccatgttccgcacctctattgtcgaggcggctgattggagctgtggccgcaaagtagttggtgcctgtcgtggcggtaatcctagaacccgttggtggacaccggcggtgagggatgccgtcaagctgaagaaggagtcctatcgggttcttttggctcataggactcctgaggcagcggacaggtaccgacaggccaagcggtgtgcggcttcagcggtcgcggaggcaaaaactcggacatgcgaggagttcggggaagccttggaaaacgacttccggacggcttcgaagcgattctggaccaccatccgccgcctcaggaaggggaagcagtgcactatcaacaccgtgcatggtgaggatggtgttctgctgacctcgactgcggatgttgtggatcggtggagggaatacttcaaagacctcctcaatcccaccaacacgtcttcctatgaggaagcagtgcctggggaatctgtggtgggctctcctatttctggggctgaggttgctgaggtagttaaaaagctcctcggtggcagggccccgggggtggatgagatctgcccggagttccttaaggctctggatgctgtggggctgtcttggttgacaagactctgcagcatcgcgtggacatcgggggcggtacctctggattggcagaccggggtggtggttcctctctttaaaaaggggaaccggagggtgtgttctaactatcgggggatcacactcctcagccttcccggtaaggtctattcaggtgtactggagaggaggctacgccggatagtcgaaccccggattcaggaggaacagtgtggtttttgtcctggtcgtggaactgtggaccagctctatactctcggcagggtccttgagggtgcatgggagtttgcccaaccagtctacatgtgctttgtggacttggaaaaggcattcgaccgtgtccctcgggaagtcctgtggggagtgctcagagagtatggggtatcggactgtctgattgtggcggtccgctccctgtatgatcagtgtcagagcttggtccgcattgccggcagtaagtcggacacgtttccagtgagggttggactccgccaaggctgccctttgtcaccgattctgttcataacttttatggacagaatttctaggcgcagtcaaggcgttgaggggatccggtttggtggctgcgggattaggtctctgctttttgcagatgatgtggtcctgatggcttcatctggccaggatcttcagctctcactggatcggttcgcagctgagtgtgaagcgactgggatgagaatcagcacctccaagtcagagtccatggttctcgcccggaaaagggtggagtgccatctccgggttggggaggagatcttgccccaagtggaggagttcaagtacctcggagtcttgttcacgagtgagggaagagtggatcgtgagatcgacaggcggattggtgcggcgtcttcagtaatgcgggcgctgtatcggtccgttgtggtgaagaaggagctgagccgcaaggcaaagctctcaatttaccggtcgatctacgttcccatcctcacctatggtcatgagctttgggttatgaccgaaaggacaagatcacgggtacaagcggccgaaatgagtttcctccgccgggtggcgggtctctcccttagagatggggtgagaagctctgtcatccgggaggagctcaaagtaaagccactgctcctccacatcgagaggagccagatgaggtggttcgggcatctggtcagga includes these proteins:
- the zgc:101765 gene encoding uncharacterized oxidoreductase YtbE isoform X2, whose protein sequence is MAVSVPASQTVLLDTGDPMPLLGLGMYKLSAEEVHRAVDAALAAGYRAFDSAAVYRNEADLGHALKDLLPKYGLTRENVFITSKLGPKDQGEKAMKGALCSLSNLGMDYIDLYLVHWPGTQGLDVSDQHNPDNRAQSWAALEDLFIQGKLKAIGVSNYTPAHMRQLMLSCKIRPAVLQVEFHPHLCQDELRSTCKEWGVCFQAYTSLGRGELLADPLVAEVAKSCSRTPAQVLLRWAIQQGIPVLPKSSKPERIEENAGVFDFTLCEDHMQRLSALKRGRRFCWDPSQVV